The following coding sequences are from one Streptococcus mitis window:
- a CDS encoding DegT/DnrJ/EryC1/StrS family aminotransferase produces MPNYNIPFSPPDITEAEIAEVADTLRSGWITTGPKTKELERRLSQYTQTPKTVCLNSATAALELILRVLEVGPGDEVIVPAMTYTASCSVITHVGATPVMVDIHADTFEMDYDLLEQAITEKTKVIIPVELAGIVCDYDRLFQVVEKKRDLFSASSKWQKAFNRIVIVSDSAHALGSTYKGQPAGSIADFTSFSFHAVKNFTTAEGGSATWKANPAIDDEEMYKEFQILSLHGQTKDALAKMQLGSWEYDIVTPAYKCNMTDIMASIGLVQLDRYPGLLQRRKDIVDRYDRGFTGTRIHPLAHKTDTVESSRHLYITHVEGASLEERNLIIQELAKAGIASNVHYKPLPLLTAYKNLGFDMEDYPRAYAFFENEITLPLHTKLSDEEVDYIVKTLVRISEEILGSGKKS; encoded by the coding sequence ATGCCAAATTACAATATTCCATTTTCACCACCCGATATTACAGAAGCAGAAATTGCTGAAGTAGCGGATACCCTGCGTTCTGGTTGGATTACAACAGGTCCCAAGACAAAAGAACTGGAGCGTCGCTTGTCTCAATACACACAGACGCCCAAGACTGTCTGTCTTAACTCTGCGACTGCCGCGCTTGAGTTGATTTTGCGCGTCTTGGAAGTTGGACCTGGTGATGAGGTTATCGTTCCAGCCATGACCTATACAGCTTCATGTAGTGTTATCACTCACGTAGGGGCGACACCTGTCATGGTGGATATCCATGCAGATACGTTTGAGATGGATTATGACTTACTTGAGCAAGCTATCACTGAGAAAACTAAGGTTATCATCCCAGTAGAGCTTGCAGGGATTGTTTGCGACTATGACCGTTTGTTCCAAGTTGTGGAGAAGAAACGTGACCTCTTTTCTGCATCAAGCAAGTGGCAAAAAGCCTTTAACCGTATCGTGATTGTCTCTGATAGTGCCCATGCTTTGGGATCTACTTATAAAGGACAGCCAGCTGGTTCGATCGCGGACTTTACTTCCTTCTCATTCCATGCCGTTAAGAACTTTACAACGGCTGAGGGAGGAAGTGCCACTTGGAAAGCCAATCCAGCGATTGATGACGAAGAGATGTACAAGGAGTTCCAAATCCTTTCCCTTCACGGTCAAACAAAGGATGCTCTTGCCAAGATGCAATTGGGTTCTTGGGAATACGATATCGTAACACCAGCCTACAAGTGCAACATGACGGATATCATGGCTTCGATTGGTTTGGTACAATTGGACCGTTACCCTGGTTTGCTACAACGTCGTAAGGACATCGTGGACCGCTATGATCGTGGTTTTACGGGTACTCGTATCCATCCACTGGCACACAAGACTGATACTGTCGAATCTTCACGCCACCTCTACATCACCCATGTAGAAGGAGCAAGTTTAGAAGAACGCAACCTCATCATCCAAGAATTGGCCAAAGCAGGAATTGCAAGTAATGTACACTACAAACCGCTTCCTCTCTTGACAGCCTATAAGAATCTTGGTTTTGATATGGAAGATTATCCAAGAGCCTATGCCTTCTTTGAAAATGAAATTACGCTTCCTCTTCATACAAAATTAAGCGATGAAGAAGTTGATTACATCGTTAAGACTTTGGTGAGAATTTCCGAAGAAATCCTCGGTTCTGGAAAAAAATCATAA
- the trpB gene encoding tryptophan synthase subunit beta, translating into MTTKGYFGQFGGSFVPEPIQALLDELEVTFDKYKDDPEFLAEFRHYLKDYSGRETPLYFAESLTDHLGGAKIYLKREDLNHLGSHKLNNVLGQILLAKRMGKKRVIAETGAGQHGVATAAAAAKFGMACDVYMGAEDVERQRLNVFRMEMMGATVHAVETGTRTLKDAVDAAFGAWMNDLEAFYVLGSAVGPHPYPTIVHEFQKVISEESRRQILEKEGRLPDYVIACVGGGSNAIGAFSQYVADEEVKLVGVEAAGHGLDTDKHAATMTKGSVGIVDGMKTYAVFKEDGELAPVYSISAGLDYPGVGPEHAYFKDSGRVEYVAATDEEAVQALLLLSKTEGIIPAIESSHAIAEAVKRAPKLSKDEIIIINVSGRGDKDVAAIADYLEAKK; encoded by the coding sequence ATGACAACTAAAGGTTATTTTGGACAATTTGGTGGTAGTTTTGTACCGGAGCCGATTCAGGCTTTGTTGGATGAGTTGGAAGTGACATTTGACAAATACAAGGATGATCCAGAATTTTTGGCAGAATTTCGCCATTACTTGAAGGATTATTCAGGTCGCGAAACACCGCTTTATTTTGCGGAAAGTTTGACAGACCACCTAGGTGGAGCTAAGATTTATCTCAAACGCGAAGACCTTAACCATCTGGGTTCTCACAAGCTCAACAATGTTTTAGGACAAATTCTTCTTGCCAAACGTATGGGCAAAAAACGAGTGATCGCAGAAACAGGAGCTGGTCAGCACGGTGTTGCGACAGCAGCTGCTGCAGCTAAGTTTGGTATGGCCTGTGATGTCTACATGGGGGCAGAAGATGTGGAGCGTCAACGTCTCAATGTCTTCCGTATGGAGATGATGGGAGCGACTGTTCACGCAGTTGAAACGGGGACACGAACTCTTAAGGATGCGGTTGATGCAGCCTTTGGAGCATGGATGAATGACCTTGAGGCCTTCTACGTTTTGGGATCTGCTGTAGGACCTCATCCTTATCCTACAATTGTTCATGAATTCCAAAAAGTCATCAGTGAGGAATCTCGTCGTCAAATCTTAGAAAAAGAAGGACGCTTGCCAGACTACGTTATTGCCTGTGTAGGTGGTGGTTCCAATGCCATCGGTGCTTTTTCGCAGTATGTGGCTGATGAAGAAGTCAAATTGGTTGGGGTTGAAGCTGCTGGGCATGGACTTGATACAGACAAGCACGCAGCAACTATGACAAAAGGTAGTGTCGGAATTGTTGACGGAATGAAGACCTATGCAGTCTTTAAGGAAGATGGAGAGCTGGCCCCAGTTTACTCTATCTCAGCTGGTTTGGACTATCCAGGGGTTGGCCCAGAACATGCCTACTTTAAAGATTCAGGCCGTGTAGAATACGTAGCAGCGACAGATGAAGAAGCTGTTCAAGCCTTGCTCCTTCTTAGTAAGACAGAAGGGATTATCCCAGCGATTGAAAGTTCGCATGCTATCGCAGAAGCGGTTAAACGTGCACCGAAACTAAGTAAAGATGAGATTATCATCATCAATGTCTCTGGTCGTGGAGACAAGGATGTAGCTGCTATTGCAGACTACCTAGAAGCTAAAAAATAA
- a CDS encoding sugar transferase: MLKWEDLPVEMKSSEVESYYQLVSKRKGSLIFKRCLDWVLALVVLVLTSPIFLILSIWIKLDSKGPVIYKQERVTQYNRPFKIWKFRTMVTDADKKGSLVTSANDSRITKVGNFIRRVRLDELPQLVNVLKGEMSFVGTRPEVPRYTEQYSPEMMATLLLPAGITSPASINYKDEDTIISQMTEKGLSVDQAYVEHVLPEKMRYNLAYLREFSFLGDIKIMFQTVFEVLK, from the coding sequence ATGCTGAAATGGGAAGACTTGCCCGTGGAAATGAAATCAAGCGAGGTTGAGTCTTACTACCAGCTTGTCTCTAAAAGGAAGGGTTCGCTGATTTTCAAGCGTTGTTTGGACTGGGTTTTGGCCTTGGTTGTACTGGTTCTGACCTCTCCCATCTTTCTCATCTTGAGCATTTGGATCAAGTTGGATAGCAAGGGGCCAGTGATTTACAAGCAAGAGCGTGTGACCCAGTACAATCGACCTTTCAAGATTTGGAAGTTCCGTACCATGGTGACGGATGCAGACAAAAAAGGAAGTTTGGTGACTTCTGCTAACGATAGTCGCATTACCAAGGTTGGCAATTTCATCCGCCGTGTGCGTTTGGACGAACTGCCTCAGCTGGTCAATGTCCTTAAAGGCGAAATGTCCTTTGTCGGTACACGACCTGAAGTGCCACGCTACACAGAGCAGTATAGCCCTGAAATGATGGCGACCTTGCTTTTGCCAGCAGGGATTACCTCTCCAGCCAGCATCAACTACAAGGATGAGGACACTATCATCAGTCAAATGACGGAGAAAGGTCTGTCGGTTGACCAAGCCTATGTCGAACACGTTCTTCCTGAAAAGATGCGCTATAACCTCGCCTATCTCCGAGAGTTTAGTTTCCTTGGAGACATCAAAATCATGTTTCAAACCGTGTTTGAAGTGCTAAAATAA
- a CDS encoding ABC transporter ATP-binding protein, whose amino-acid sequence MQSKKEQWTVLKRLMSYLKPYGLLTFLALSFLLATTVIKSVIPLVASHFIDQYLSNLNQLAVTVLLVYYGLYILQTLVQYVGNLLFARVSYSIVRDIRRDAFANMEKLGMSYFDKTPAGSIVSRLTNDTETISDMFSGILSSFISAVFIFLTTLYTMLVLDFRLTALVLLFLPLIFLLVNLYRKKSVKIIEKTRSLLSDINSKLAENIEGIRIIQAFNQEKRLQAEFDEINQEHLVYAYRSVALDALFLRPAMSLLKLLGYAVLMAYFGYRGLYLGITAGTMYAFIQYINRLFDPLIEVTQNFSTLQTSMVSAGRVFSLIDERTYEPLQKDGQAKIQEGNIRFEHVCFSYDGKHQILDDISFSVNKGETIAFVGHTGSGKSSIINVLMRFYEFQSGRVLLDGVDIRDYSQEELRENIGLVLQDPFLYHGTIKSNIAMYQDISDEQVQAAAAFVDADSFIQELPQGYDAPVSERGSSFSTGQRQLLAFARTVASQPKILILDEATANIDSETESLVQASLAKMRQGRTTIAIAHRLSTIQDANCIYVLDKGRIIESGTHEQLLALGGTYHKMYSLQAGAMS is encoded by the coding sequence ATGCAGAGTAAGAAAGAACAATGGACTGTATTGAAGCGCTTGATGTCCTATCTCAAGCCTTACGGCCTCCTGACCTTTTTGGCACTCAGTTTTCTCCTAGCGACGACGGTCATTAAAAGTGTCATTCCTCTTGTGGCCTCCCACTTTATCGACCAGTATCTCAGCAATCTCAACCAACTCGCTGTGACCGTTTTGCTGGTCTACTATGGCCTTTATATCCTTCAAACTCTGGTCCAGTATGTTGGCAATCTTCTCTTTGCGCGGGTATCCTACAGCATCGTTAGAGATATTCGTCGCGATGCCTTTGCCAATATGGAGAAACTCGGCATGTCTTATTTTGACAAGACGCCAGCAGGCTCTATCGTCTCTCGTTTGACCAATGATACTGAGACCATCAGTGATATGTTTTCGGGGATTTTATCTAGCTTTATCTCAGCAGTTTTCATCTTTCTGACAACTCTTTATACCATGTTGGTGTTGGATTTTCGTTTGACTGCTTTAGTCTTGCTCTTTCTCCCCTTGATTTTCCTTTTAGTCAATCTCTATCGGAAAAAATCAGTGAAAATCATTGAGAAAACCAGAAGTCTCTTGTCAGATATCAATAGCAAGCTGGCAGAAAATATCGAAGGAATCAGAATAATCCAGGCCTTTAATCAAGAGAAGCGCCTGCAGGCAGAATTTGATGAGATCAACCAAGAACACTTGGTCTATGCCTACCGTTCTGTAGCCTTGGATGCCCTCTTTTTGCGCCCTGCTATGAGTTTACTGAAACTCCTAGGCTATGCTGTCTTGATGGCCTACTTTGGCTATCGTGGCCTTTATCTGGGAATAACGGCAGGAACCATGTATGCCTTTATCCAGTACATCAACCGCCTCTTTGATCCCCTAATTGAGGTGACGCAAAACTTTTCAACTCTGCAAACGTCTATGGTTTCTGCAGGCCGTGTCTTTTCCTTGATTGACGAGAGGACCTATGAGCCCCTTCAAAAAGATGGGCAAGCCAAAATCCAAGAAGGCAATATTCGTTTTGAACATGTGTGTTTCTCATATGACGGGAAACACCAGATTCTGGATGACATTTCCTTCTCCGTTAACAAGGGTGAAACCATTGCTTTTGTAGGGCATACGGGTTCTGGGAAATCTTCGATTATCAATGTCCTCATGCGCTTTTATGAATTCCAGTCAGGGCGAGTTCTTTTAGATGGTGTGGATATTAGAGACTACAGTCAGGAAGAGCTAAGGGAAAATATCGGGCTAGTTTTGCAGGATCCCTTCCTCTATCATGGAACCATTAAGTCCAATATCGCCATGTACCAAGACATTAGTGATGAGCAGGTCCAGGCTGCTGCAGCCTTCGTCGATGCAGATTCCTTTATTCAAGAACTTCCTCAGGGATATGACGCCCCTGTTTCTGAGCGTGGTTCGAGTTTCTCTACTGGTCAGCGTCAGCTTCTTGCCTTTGCCAGAACAGTCGCTAGTCAGCCTAAAATCCTGATTTTGGATGAAGCGACAGCCAATATTGACTCTGAAACAGAAAGTCTGGTTCAAGCTTCACTGGCTAAGATGAGACAGGGACGAACAACCATTGCCATCGCCCATCGTCTTTCTACCATACAAGACGCCAACTGTATCTATGTTTTGGACAAGGGGCGCATTATCGAGAGTGGAACCCATGAGCAACTCTTGGCTCTGGGAGGAACCTATCACAAGATGTATAGCTTGCAGGCTGGGGCCATGTCCTAA